One Ignavibacteriales bacterium genomic region harbors:
- a CDS encoding HU family DNA-binding protein, protein MSKSQIAAHLASKFELKKKTAVAILEEMAHLSYREAQNSFTLPGIGKLVLVARKARIGRNPATGEQIQIPAKTVVKFRVAKAAKEAVLGIKK, encoded by the coding sequence ATGTCAAAGAGCCAGATTGCTGCACATTTAGCCAGCAAATTTGAGCTCAAGAAAAAAACAGCCGTGGCAATTCTTGAGGAAATGGCGCATCTGTCTTACAGAGAAGCGCAGAATTCCTTCACACTGCCTGGCATCGGAAAGCTCGTGCTGGTTGCCCGCAAAGCACGCATTGGTCGCAATCCGGCCACTGGTGAGCAGATTCAGATTCCTGCGAAAACAGTAGTGAAATTCAGAGTTGCGAAAGCAGCGAAAGAAGCTGTCCTGGGAATCAAGAAGTAA